The Rhodopseudomonas palustris genome window below encodes:
- a CDS encoding DUF2794 domain-containing protein: MDMISGEADPSESRAAERPGTAPLQGLVTFNRLELNRILNLYGRMVAAGEWRDYAIDFLKDTAVFSIFRRASEVPIYRIVKDPRLARKQGAYCVIGASGQILRRGHELERVLLVIDRKLALV; this comes from the coding sequence ATGGATATGATTTCCGGGGAGGCTGACCCCAGCGAGAGCCGCGCAGCGGAGCGCCCAGGCACCGCACCGCTGCAGGGACTGGTTACTTTCAACCGCCTGGAGCTCAATCGCATCCTCAATCTCTATGGCCGGATGGTCGCGGCCGGCGAGTGGCGCGATTACGCCATCGACTTCCTGAAAGACACTGCGGTGTTCTCGATCTTCCGCCGCGCCTCGGAAGTCCCGATCTATCGCATCGTCAAGGATCCGCGGCTCGCCCGCAAACAGGGCGCGTATTGCGTCATCGGCGCTTCCGGCCAGATCCTGCGCCGCGGCCATGAACTCGAACGTGTGCTGCTGGTGATCGACCGCAAGCTGGCGCTGGTCTGA
- the zapE gene encoding cell division protein ZapE — MSSPHSLRQQYQSLIASGSIEADPAQARAVQAFTLLNETLDGYKPPKKQGFFGRLFGGGDAGQAPPQGLYIHGEVGRGKTMLMDLFFDASPIALKRRSHFHEFMAETHDRINGFRQAIKRGDIPDADVMELTAASILDEAWLLCFDEFHVTDIADAMILGRLFTKLFELGTVVVATSNVAPDDLYKGGLNRSLFMPFIGQVKRHMRVIRLDARTDYRLEKFAGMKVWLTPDDAEAAATIDRAWHRITGTTKGEPRDISIKGRILHVPQADHHVARFSFADLCQKPLGASDYLRLAHEYHTLMIDHVPVMDYADRNAAKRFIALIDTLYDNSVKLMASAAAEPARLYRATEGFEALEFNRTVSRLTEMGSESYLALPHGRRDSTATGETTGLVET, encoded by the coding sequence ATGTCCTCGCCGCACTCGCTCCGCCAGCAATATCAATCCCTGATCGCCTCCGGCAGCATCGAAGCCGATCCGGCGCAGGCTCGCGCGGTGCAGGCCTTCACGCTCCTCAACGAGACGCTCGACGGCTATAAGCCACCGAAAAAGCAAGGCTTTTTCGGACGTCTGTTCGGCGGCGGCGATGCCGGCCAGGCCCCCCCGCAGGGGCTCTACATCCATGGCGAGGTCGGCCGCGGCAAGACCATGCTGATGGATCTGTTCTTCGACGCGAGCCCGATCGCGTTGAAGCGACGGTCGCATTTTCACGAGTTCATGGCCGAGACCCATGATCGCATCAACGGCTTCCGCCAGGCGATCAAGCGCGGCGATATTCCGGATGCCGACGTGATGGAGCTGACGGCGGCCTCGATCCTCGACGAGGCCTGGCTGCTCTGCTTCGACGAATTTCACGTCACCGACATCGCCGACGCGATGATCCTCGGCCGGCTGTTCACCAAATTGTTCGAGCTCGGCACCGTGGTGGTGGCGACGTCGAACGTCGCGCCCGATGATCTCTACAAGGGGGGCCTCAACCGCTCGCTGTTCATGCCGTTCATCGGCCAGGTGAAGCGGCATATGCGGGTGATCCGGCTCGACGCGCGAACCGATTACCGTCTGGAGAAATTCGCCGGCATGAAGGTCTGGCTGACGCCGGACGATGCCGAGGCGGCCGCGACCATCGACCGGGCGTGGCACCGGATCACCGGGACGACGAAGGGTGAGCCGCGCGACATCTCGATCAAGGGCCGTATCCTGCACGTGCCGCAGGCCGATCATCACGTCGCGCGCTTCTCATTCGCCGATCTGTGCCAGAAGCCGCTGGGCGCCAGCGATTACCTGCGGCTCGCACATGAATATCACACGCTGATGATCGATCATGTGCCAGTGATGGACTACGCCGATCGCAATGCCGCCAAGCGGTTCATCGCGCTGATCGATACTTTGTACGACAACTCGGTGAAGCTGATGGCCTCAGCCGCTGCTGAGCCGGCCCGGCTTTACCGCGCCACGGAAGGCTTCGAGGCGCTGGAATTCAATCGCACCGTCTCCCGTCTCACAGAAATGGGATCGGAATCGTATCTGGCGCTGCCGCATGGCCGGCGCGACTCCACCGCGACCGGTGAAACCACCGGACTGGTCGAAACCTAG
- the sucC gene encoding ADP-forming succinate--CoA ligase subunit beta yields MNIHEYQAKAVLREFGVPVGHGFPIFKASEAEAAAKQLGGPVWVVKSQIHAGGRGKGKFKEASAGDKGGVRLAKSIDEVKEFAKQMLGATLVTVQTGADGKQVNRLYIEEGSEIDKEFYLSLLVDRATSRISFVVSTEGGMSIEDVAHETPEKIVSFTVDPATGIMGHHGRTVAKALNLKGDQAKQAEALVAKLYAAFVAKDMDMLEINPLVLTKQGDLKCLDAKISFDGNALYRHTDIQALRDETEEDAKEIEASKYDLNYVTLDGTIGCMVNGAGLAMATMDIIKLYGMSPANFLDVGGGASKEKVTAAFKIITADPNVKGILINIFGGIMKCDVIAEGVVAAVKEVGLDVPLVVRLEGTNVEAGKKIIKHSGLNVLPADNLDDAAQKIVAAVKGA; encoded by the coding sequence ATGAATATTCACGAATACCAGGCCAAGGCGGTGCTGCGCGAGTTCGGCGTGCCGGTGGGGCACGGCTTCCCGATCTTCAAGGCGTCCGAAGCGGAAGCCGCTGCCAAGCAGCTCGGCGGCCCGGTCTGGGTGGTGAAGAGCCAGATCCACGCCGGCGGACGCGGCAAGGGCAAGTTCAAGGAAGCTTCGGCCGGCGACAAGGGCGGTGTCCGCCTCGCCAAGTCGATCGATGAGGTCAAGGAATTCGCCAAGCAGATGCTCGGCGCCACGCTGGTGACGGTGCAGACCGGCGCCGACGGCAAGCAGGTCAACCGCCTCTACATCGAGGAAGGCTCCGAGATCGACAAGGAGTTCTACCTGTCGCTGCTGGTCGATCGCGCCACCTCGCGGATTTCCTTCGTGGTTTCGACCGAAGGCGGCATGTCGATCGAAGACGTCGCCCACGAGACCCCTGAGAAGATCGTGTCGTTCACCGTCGATCCGGCGACCGGCATCATGGGCCACCACGGCCGCACCGTCGCCAAGGCGCTGAACCTCAAGGGCGATCAGGCCAAGCAGGCCGAAGCGCTGGTGGCCAAGCTGTACGCCGCGTTCGTTGCCAAAGACATGGACATGCTGGAGATCAACCCGCTGGTGCTGACCAAGCAGGGCGATCTGAAGTGCCTCGACGCCAAAATCTCCTTCGACGGCAACGCGCTGTACCGCCACACCGACATCCAGGCGCTGCGTGACGAGACCGAGGAAGACGCCAAGGAAATCGAAGCGTCGAAGTACGACCTCAACTACGTCACCCTCGACGGCACCATCGGCTGCATGGTCAACGGCGCCGGCCTCGCGATGGCGACGATGGACATCATCAAGCTGTACGGCATGTCCCCGGCCAACTTCCTCGACGTCGGTGGCGGCGCCAGCAAGGAGAAGGTGACGGCGGCGTTCAAGATCATCACCGCCGATCCCAACGTGAAGGGCATCCTGATCAACATCTTCGGCGGCATCATGAAGTGCGACGTGATCGCCGAGGGTGTCGTCGCTGCGGTCAAGGAAGTCGGTCTCGACGTGCCGCTGGTGGTCCGCCTCGAAGGCACCAATGTCGAAGCCGGCAAGAAGATCATCAAGCATTCCGGCCTCAACGTGCTGCCCGCCGACAACCTCGACGACGCCGCGCAGAAGATCGTCGCCGCCGTGAAGGGAGCCTGA
- the mdh gene encoding malate dehydrogenase: MARDKIALIGSGQIGGTLAHLIGLKQLGDVVLFDIAEGVPQGKALDIAESSPVDGFDSKLTGANSYEAIEGARVVIVTAGVPRKPGMSRDDLLSINLKVMEQVGAGIKKYAPDAFVICITNPLDAMVWALQKASGLPAKKVVGMAGVLDSARFRYFLADEFNVSVEDVTAFVLGGHGDTMVPLVKYSTVAGIPLPDLVKMGWTSQARLDEIVDRTRNGGAEIVNLLKTGSAFYAPASSAIAMAESYLKDKKRVVPVAAHLNGEYGVKDMYVGVPVVIGDKGVERIVEIELAGKDKEAFDKSVAAVQGLVEACKKIAPDLLGR, from the coding sequence ATGGCGCGCGATAAGATTGCTTTGATTGGCTCCGGCCAGATCGGCGGTACGCTGGCACATTTGATCGGGCTGAAACAGCTCGGCGACGTGGTGCTGTTCGACATCGCCGAGGGCGTGCCGCAGGGCAAGGCGCTCGACATCGCAGAGTCTTCGCCGGTGGACGGTTTCGACTCCAAGCTGACCGGCGCCAACTCCTACGAGGCGATCGAAGGTGCCCGCGTGGTGATCGTCACCGCCGGCGTGCCGCGCAAACCGGGCATGAGCCGTGACGATCTGCTCAGCATCAACCTCAAGGTGATGGAGCAGGTCGGTGCCGGCATCAAGAAGTACGCGCCCGACGCGTTCGTGATCTGCATCACCAACCCGCTCGACGCGATGGTGTGGGCGCTGCAGAAGGCCTCGGGCCTGCCGGCCAAGAAGGTCGTCGGCATGGCCGGCGTGCTCGACTCGGCGCGGTTCCGTTACTTCCTGGCCGACGAGTTCAACGTCTCGGTCGAAGACGTCACCGCCTTCGTGCTCGGCGGCCATGGTGATACCATGGTGCCGCTGGTGAAGTACTCGACCGTCGCCGGCATTCCGCTGCCGGACTTGGTCAAGATGGGCTGGACCTCGCAGGCGCGCCTCGACGAAATCGTCGACCGCACCCGCAACGGCGGCGCCGAGATCGTCAACCTGCTGAAGACCGGCTCGGCGTTCTACGCCCCGGCGTCGTCGGCGATCGCGATGGCCGAGAGCTATCTGAAGGACAAGAAGCGGGTGGTGCCGGTTGCGGCTCACCTCAACGGCGAATACGGCGTCAAGGACATGTATGTCGGCGTTCCGGTGGTGATCGGCGACAAGGGTGTCGAGCGCATCGTCGAGATCGAACTGGCCGGCAAGGACAAGGAAGCGTTCGACAAGTCGGTCGCTGCCGTTCAGGGCCTAGTCGAGGCCTGCAAGAAGATTGCGCCCGATCTGCTCGGTCGCTGA
- a CDS encoding DUF1223 domain-containing protein: protein MNGVGGFSRWSGALGLCVTIATADLAAAEPRAVVELFTSQGCSSCPPADKIIGELARDPSVIALSLPIDYWDYLGWKDTLADSRFTARQKAYSQVRGDRDVFTPQVIVNGSAHLVGSNRAGIEGAIKTTDKTAGVMTVPVSVAVEGKEIKVSVAAAPQGETTKSGEVWICAVSKAIPIEIGRGENRGRHVTYHNVVRNLLKVGDWTGAAEHWTVPLENVVGDGVDAAAVYVQNGSREKPGAMLGAAFTSLN from the coding sequence ATGAATGGTGTTGGTGGATTTTCGCGGTGGTCCGGCGCACTCGGCCTGTGCGTGACGATCGCGACGGCCGATCTTGCTGCCGCCGAGCCCCGCGCCGTGGTCGAGCTGTTCACCTCGCAAGGCTGCTCGTCCTGTCCGCCGGCGGACAAAATCATCGGCGAACTCGCCCGCGATCCGTCGGTGATCGCCCTCAGCCTGCCGATCGACTATTGGGACTATCTCGGCTGGAAGGACACCCTGGCCGACTCCCGTTTTACCGCTCGCCAGAAAGCTTACTCGCAAGTGCGAGGCGATCGGGACGTGTTCACCCCGCAGGTGATCGTCAATGGGTCGGCGCACCTTGTCGGCAGCAACCGCGCCGGCATCGAGGGCGCGATCAAGACCACCGACAAGACCGCCGGGGTGATGACCGTGCCGGTCTCGGTGGCGGTCGAAGGCAAAGAGATCAAGGTCTCGGTCGCCGCGGCGCCCCAGGGCGAGACGACCAAGAGCGGCGAAGTCTGGATCTGCGCGGTGTCCAAAGCGATCCCGATCGAGATCGGGCGCGGCGAGAACCGCGGCCGGCACGTCACCTACCACAACGTGGTGCGCAATCTGCTGAAGGTCGGCGATTGGACCGGCGCGGCGGAGCACTGGACGGTGCCGCTTGAGAACGTCGTCGGTGACGGCGTCGATGCGGCGGCGGTCTACGTGCAGAACGGCAGCCGTGAGAAGCCCGGCGCGATGCTCGGGGCCGCGTTCACGTCGCTGAACTGA
- a CDS encoding GNAT family N-acetyltransferase yields the protein MSDLVIRPAITADLPAITAIYEQAVRFGTATFELSPPDLTEMTRRFSTLTEAGFPYLVAEADGAIAGYAYAGPYRPRPAYRFTVENSIYLDPAAHRRGIGSALLRDLITACTERGFRQMIAVIGDSANAASIALHRKGGFVPIGTHTDVGFKFGRWLDSVLMQRTLGDGGQTVPEAEALPNSP from the coding sequence ATGTCCGACCTCGTCATCCGCCCGGCGATCACCGCCGACCTGCCGGCCATCACCGCAATCTATGAGCAGGCGGTGCGGTTCGGCACCGCGACCTTCGAGCTGAGCCCGCCCGACCTTACCGAGATGACGCGGCGGTTCAGCACTCTGACCGAAGCCGGCTTTCCGTATCTGGTCGCGGAGGCGGACGGGGCGATTGCCGGCTACGCCTATGCGGGCCCCTACCGGCCGCGGCCGGCCTATCGGTTCACGGTCGAGAACTCGATCTATCTCGATCCGGCGGCCCACCGCCGCGGCATCGGCAGCGCGCTGCTGCGTGACCTGATCACCGCATGCACCGAGCGCGGCTTCCGCCAGATGATCGCGGTGATCGGCGATTCCGCCAACGCCGCCTCGATCGCCCTCCACCGCAAAGGCGGCTTCGTGCCGATCGGCACCCATACCGACGTCGGCTTCAAGTTCGGTCGCTGGCTGGACTCGGTGCTGATGCAGCGGACGCTGGGGGACGGCGGGCAGACGGTGCCCGAAGCAGAAGCGCTGCCGAACAGCCCATAA
- a CDS encoding ABC transporter ATP-binding protein yields MDSLIEPSSLAGGAPDSIAISNVNLSLGSGAARVHILKDISLRVGTGETIGLIGPSGSGKSTLLMVMAGLERPDSGQVVVGGTSFNGLDEDALARFRGRQIGIVFQSFHLIPTMTALENVAVPLELAGQAGAADRAARELASVGLGERLHHYPSQLSGGEQQRVALARALAPDPAILVADEPTGNLDETTGKQIVDLLFAKHAERGMTLVLVTHDSGLAQRCDRVVRLRSGRIDTTQPGSAARARSA; encoded by the coding sequence ATGGACAGTCTCATTGAACCCTCGTCATTGGCCGGCGGCGCGCCGGACAGCATCGCGATCTCCAACGTCAACCTGTCGCTGGGCAGCGGCGCCGCGCGGGTGCACATCCTCAAGGATATCAGCCTGCGCGTCGGCACCGGCGAGACGATCGGGCTGATCGGCCCGTCCGGCTCCGGCAAGTCCACCCTGCTGATGGTGATGGCCGGGCTGGAGCGGCCCGACAGCGGTCAGGTGGTGGTGGGCGGCACCTCATTCAATGGTTTGGACGAGGACGCGCTGGCCCGCTTCCGCGGCCGCCAGATCGGAATCGTGTTTCAGTCCTTCCATCTGATCCCGACAATGACGGCGCTGGAAAACGTCGCGGTGCCGCTGGAGCTGGCCGGTCAGGCTGGTGCCGCGGATCGCGCGGCCCGCGAGCTCGCCTCGGTCGGTCTCGGCGAACGTCTGCATCATTACCCCTCGCAGCTCTCGGGCGGCGAGCAGCAGCGCGTCGCGCTCGCCCGCGCGCTCGCGCCCGATCCGGCGATCCTGGTGGCCGACGAGCCGACCGGCAATCTCGATGAGACCACCGGCAAGCAGATCGTCGACCTGTTGTTCGCCAAACATGCCGAGCGCGGCATGACGCTGGTGTTGGTCACGCACGATTCCGGGCTGGCGCAACGCTGCGACCGCGTGGTGCGACTGCGCTCTGGCCGGATCGACACCACACAGCCGGGCTCCGCCGCACGCGCACGGTCGGCCTGA
- a CDS encoding Bax inhibitor-1/YccA family protein, with product MSDLDRNYTSPFGRAAGRVETATVDAGLRAYMLRIYNYMTIGLAITGLAALGVYMGAVTTDAGAAAARVGNTMLTSFGVAMFVSPLKWVFILAPLAMVFVISFGINRLKPATAQLLFWAFSALMGISLSSIFLVYTHTSIVRVFFITAAAFGALSLYGYTTKRDMTGMGSFLIMGLFGVVIASLVNLFVASSMLQFIVSVVGVLVFAGLTAWDTQRLKNDYIYGYGSMGGDVAERAAITGALSLYLNFINLFTLLLQLLGQKE from the coding sequence ATGTCGGACTTGGACCGCAACTACACTTCTCCCTTCGGCCGGGCCGCCGGACGCGTCGAAACCGCGACCGTCGACGCCGGGCTGCGCGCCTACATGCTGCGCATCTACAACTACATGACGATCGGCCTGGCCATCACCGGCCTGGCGGCGCTCGGCGTCTATATGGGCGCCGTGACCACGGACGCCGGCGCGGCTGCCGCGCGGGTCGGCAACACCATGCTGACCTCGTTCGGCGTGGCGATGTTCGTCAGCCCGCTGAAGTGGGTCTTCATCCTCGCCCCGCTGGCGATGGTGTTTGTCATCTCCTTCGGCATCAACCGCCTGAAGCCGGCGACCGCACAGCTTCTGTTCTGGGCGTTCTCGGCGTTGATGGGCATCTCGCTGTCGTCGATCTTCCTGGTCTACACCCACACCTCGATCGTCCGGGTGTTCTTCATCACCGCGGCCGCGTTCGGTGCGCTGAGCCTTTACGGCTACACCACCAAGCGTGACATGACCGGGATGGGTTCGTTCCTGATCATGGGCCTGTTCGGCGTCGTGATCGCCAGCCTGGTGAACCTGTTCGTCGCCTCGTCGATGCTGCAGTTCATCGTCTCGGTGGTGGGCGTGCTGGTGTTCGCCGGCCTGACCGCCTGGGACACCCAGCGCCTGAAGAACGACTACATCTACGGCTACGGCTCGATGGGCGGCGACGTCGCCGAGCGGGCTGCCATTACCGGCGCTCTGTCGCTCTACCTGAACTTCATCAACCTGTTCACGCTGCTGCTTCAGCTGCTCGGACAGAAGGAATAA
- a CDS encoding arylesterase produces MAASYGYSIVAVEGWARTIALVLGLGMMAALPGQSARAETAAKPLKVVVLGDSLTAGYGLPAADAFPAKLQKALKAKGIDTEMVNAGVSGDTASGGLERLDWSVPPDADAVIVELGANDALRGTDPKVPRKALEEILKRLKARKLPVLLAGMLAPPNYGKDYAAQFDAIYPDLAKQYDVPLYPFFLDGVAAVSNLNQADGIHPTAAGVDIIVERILPSVEALLRPLLVQSR; encoded by the coding sequence ATGGCTGCCTCATATGGCTATTCAATCGTGGCGGTCGAGGGGTGGGCGCGCACGATCGCGCTGGTCCTGGGACTTGGAATGATGGCGGCGCTGCCTGGACAAAGTGCGCGGGCCGAGACCGCCGCAAAGCCGCTGAAGGTGGTGGTGCTCGGGGACTCGCTGACCGCCGGCTATGGCCTGCCGGCTGCCGATGCGTTTCCGGCCAAGCTGCAAAAGGCGCTCAAAGCCAAGGGCATCGACACCGAGATGGTGAATGCCGGCGTGTCGGGTGATACGGCCAGCGGCGGCCTGGAGCGGCTCGACTGGTCGGTGCCGCCCGATGCCGATGCGGTGATCGTCGAGCTTGGCGCCAACGATGCGCTGCGCGGCACCGATCCGAAGGTCCCGCGCAAGGCGCTCGAAGAGATCCTGAAACGGCTGAAGGCGCGCAAGCTGCCGGTGCTGCTTGCCGGCATGCTGGCGCCGCCGAATTACGGCAAGGATTACGCCGCGCAGTTCGACGCGATCTACCCGGATCTCGCCAAGCAATACGACGTGCCGCTGTATCCGTTCTTCCTCGACGGCGTCGCTGCGGTGTCGAACCTCAATCAGGCCGACGGCATTCATCCGACCGCGGCGGGCGTCGACATTATCGTCGAGCGGATTTTGCCCAGTGTCGAGGCGCTGCTCCGCCCGCTCCTGGTGCAAAGCCGCTGA
- the thpR gene encoding RNA 2',3'-cyclic phosphodiesterase produces MPRLFTGLEIPAEIGQTLSSLRGGLPGARWVDPDDYHLTLRFIGDIDGVTANEIASTLFRVNRKPFEVTLQGLSSFGGKKPRAVVASVVPSKPLIELQAELERLMQRVGLDPEGRKFTPHVTLARLRGDVSSRDVADYLSIRGYFPSKVFKAERFVLYSARASTGGGPYIVEAPYELNA; encoded by the coding sequence ATGCCGCGTTTGTTTACGGGACTGGAGATTCCGGCCGAGATTGGCCAGACCCTGTCGAGTTTACGTGGCGGACTACCGGGGGCGCGCTGGGTCGATCCGGACGATTATCATCTCACCTTGCGGTTCATCGGCGACATCGACGGCGTCACCGCCAACGAGATCGCCTCGACGCTGTTTCGGGTCAATCGCAAGCCGTTCGAAGTCACGCTGCAGGGGCTGTCGAGCTTCGGCGGCAAGAAGCCCCGCGCGGTGGTCGCCTCGGTGGTGCCGTCAAAGCCGCTAATCGAGCTGCAGGCCGAACTCGAGCGGCTGATGCAGCGGGTCGGTCTCGATCCCGAGGGACGGAAGTTCACCCCGCACGTCACGCTGGCGCGGCTGCGCGGCGACGTTTCCAGCCGCGATGTCGCCGACTATCTGTCGATCCGCGGCTACTTCCCGTCCAAGGTGTTCAAGGCCGAGCGGTTCGTGCTGTATTCGGCCCGCGCTTCGACTGGCGGCGGCCCCTATATCGTCGAAGCGCCGTACGAGCTGAATGCCTGA
- a CDS encoding ABC transporter permease, with the protein MTVLTETPPRIRSWSLPLRYALREMRGGLNGFYVFIACIALGVMAIAGVGSVAASLGDGLAREGRTLLGGDAAFSLIQREATPNEVAFLRSRGDVSVAATMRGMARTDDGRSALVELKAVDGAYPLLGALKLEPPMPVADLLARRDDAFGAAADPALLARLDLKIGDKVTIGSATFQIRSAVAAEPDKLSGNIGFGPRFLISDDGLRATQLLQPGSLVRWTYRVRLPDNGTDDRAAQRLVDDTRAALPQAGWEIRTRGNASPQLERTITRFTQFLTLVGLAALVVGGVGVANAVKSHIDRRRDVIATLKAVGATGRDVFAIYLTQVIVLALIGAAIGLALGAAMPFALVGLFGQLLPLPVVAALHPGELALSLVYGLLTALAFGLWPLAQVRDVPVAMLFREAATADGHRPRLKHIALIAAVVAVLLAVVIGLAYDKRVALAVIGATLAIFVLLRGVAAGLMAIARRLPRSRITMLRLAVANIHRPGALTPSVVLSLGLGLAVLVTVSQIDGNLRRQFSAALPEKAPTFFFIDIPSSETDQFGTFLRQIAPNATLEDVPMLRGRIVAARGVRAEDLKPAPDAEWVLQSDRGLTYAADVPAGSKVVEGRWWPKDYSGPPLVSFDKKLAQGLGLSIGDKVTVNVLGREITATISNLRSIDWQSLGINFVLVFSPDTFRGAPHTHIATLTESGSTPQSDAAVIKQVADRFPVVTSVRVREALETVGGVVSNLVLAVRGASAVTLISAILVLGGALAAGHRHRVYDAVILKTLGATRGRLIGAFALEYALIGLATAAFAVLAGSVAAWLIVTRLMTLSFAWQAGSAAGVVVAALVVTVGLGLIGTWLALNQKPASVLRNL; encoded by the coding sequence ATGACGGTCCTGACCGAGACGCCGCCCCGCATCCGTTCGTGGTCGCTGCCACTCCGCTACGCGCTTCGCGAGATGCGCGGAGGGTTGAACGGGTTCTACGTCTTCATCGCCTGCATCGCGCTCGGCGTGATGGCGATCGCCGGCGTCGGTTCGGTGGCAGCCAGCCTCGGCGACGGGCTCGCCCGCGAGGGACGCACGCTGCTCGGCGGTGACGCCGCGTTCTCGCTGATCCAGCGCGAAGCGACGCCGAACGAAGTGGCGTTCCTGCGCAGCCGCGGCGATGTCTCGGTCGCCGCCACGATGCGCGGCATGGCACGCACCGACGATGGCCGCTCGGCTCTGGTCGAGCTGAAGGCCGTCGACGGCGCCTATCCGCTGCTCGGCGCACTCAAACTCGAACCGCCGATGCCGGTGGCCGACCTGCTCGCCCGGCGTGACGATGCCTTTGGGGCAGCCGCCGATCCGGCCCTGCTGGCGCGGCTCGATCTGAAGATCGGCGACAAGGTTACGATCGGCAGCGCCACCTTCCAGATCCGCAGCGCAGTGGCGGCCGAGCCGGACAAGCTGTCCGGCAATATCGGCTTCGGTCCGCGCTTCTTGATCAGCGACGACGGCTTGCGCGCGACCCAGTTGCTGCAGCCCGGCAGCCTGGTGCGCTGGACCTACCGGGTCCGGCTGCCGGACAACGGTACGGACGATCGCGCAGCGCAGCGGCTGGTCGATGACACCCGCGCGGCACTGCCGCAGGCCGGCTGGGAAATCCGCACCCGCGGCAACGCCTCGCCGCAGCTCGAACGCACCATTACCCGTTTCACTCAATTCCTGACCCTGGTTGGCCTCGCCGCGTTGGTGGTCGGCGGCGTCGGCGTCGCCAATGCGGTGAAGAGCCATATTGATCGCCGCCGCGACGTGATCGCAACGCTGAAGGCGGTCGGCGCCACCGGGCGCGACGTGTTCGCGATCTATCTCACCCAGGTGATCGTGCTCGCGCTGATCGGGGCGGCGATCGGGCTGGCGCTCGGCGCCGCGATGCCGTTCGCGCTGGTTGGACTGTTCGGGCAGTTACTCCCGCTGCCGGTGGTGGCGGCGCTGCATCCCGGTGAGCTGGCGCTATCGCTGGTCTACGGCCTGCTCACCGCACTGGCGTTCGGATTGTGGCCGCTGGCGCAGGTGCGTGACGTCCCGGTGGCGATGCTATTCCGCGAGGCCGCGACCGCCGACGGCCATCGCCCCCGGCTGAAGCACATCGCCTTGATCGCCGCGGTCGTCGCGGTGCTGCTCGCGGTGGTGATCGGGCTCGCCTACGACAAGCGCGTTGCGCTGGCCGTGATCGGCGCCACCCTGGCGATCTTCGTGCTGCTGCGCGGCGTCGCCGCCGGACTGATGGCGATCGCGCGCCGGCTGCCGCGGTCGCGCATCACTATGCTGCGGCTCGCCGTCGCCAACATTCACCGCCCCGGTGCGCTGACACCATCAGTGGTCCTGTCGCTGGGTCTCGGCCTTGCGGTGCTGGTCACCGTCTCGCAGATCGACGGTAACCTGAGGCGGCAGTTTAGCGCTGCGCTGCCCGAGAAGGCACCGACCTTCTTCTTCATCGACATCCCCTCCAGCGAGACTGATCAATTCGGCACATTCCTGCGCCAGATCGCGCCGAACGCCACGCTGGAAGACGTGCCGATGCTGCGCGGCCGGATCGTCGCCGCGCGCGGCGTTCGCGCCGAAGACCTCAAGCCGGCGCCGGACGCCGAGTGGGTGCTGCAGAGCGATCGCGGCCTGACCTATGCGGCCGATGTCCCGGCCGGTTCCAAGGTGGTCGAGGGACGTTGGTGGCCCAAGGACTATAGCGGACCGCCACTGGTGTCGTTCGACAAGAAGCTGGCGCAGGGACTTGGGCTGTCGATCGGCGACAAGGTCACCGTCAATGTGCTCGGCCGCGAGATCACCGCCACGATCTCGAACCTGCGCAGCATCGACTGGCAGAGCCTCGGGATCAATTTCGTCCTGGTGTTTTCACCGGACACCTTCCGCGGCGCGCCCCACACCCACATCGCCACGCTGACCGAAAGCGGCAGCACGCCGCAGAGCGACGCCGCGGTGATCAAGCAGGTCGCCGACCGGTTTCCGGTGGTGACCTCGGTGCGGGTGCGCGAAGCGCTGGAGACGGTCGGCGGCGTGGTGTCGAACCTGGTGCTGGCGGTGCGCGGCGCCAGCGCGGTGACGCTGATCTCCGCCATCCTGGTGCTGGGCGGCGCGCTCGCTGCCGGCCATCGCCACCGGGTCTATGACGCGGTGATCCTGAAGACGCTGGGCGCCACCCGGGGACGGCTGATCGGCGCCTTTGCGCTCGAATATGCGCTGATTGGTCTCGCCACCGCGGCGTTCGCCGTGCTGGCGGGCTCGGTCGCCGCGTGGCTGATTGTCACACGATTAATGACGCTGAGTTTCGCCTGGCAGGCCGGCTCGGCGGCCGGCGTGGTGGTGGCCGCTCTGGTGGTCACGGTCGGCCTCGGACTGATCGGCACGTGGCTGGCGCTCAACCAGAAACCAGCTTCCGTTTTGCGAAATTTATAG